Genomic segment of Sodaliphilus pleomorphus:
CTGAAAGAAGTTCGCGAACGTCCATCTCAACGAGCTCGATCATCTCGTCGTCAACATCGGGAGAATCGCACTTGTTCAGGAACACCACCAGGCGAGGCACATTCACTTGGCGAGCCAGCAGGATGTGCTCACGAGTCTGAGGCATCACACCGTCGGTAGCAGCGATCACAACGATTGCACCGTCCATCTGAGCAGCACCAGTTACCATGTTCTTCACATAGTCGGCGTGTCCAGGGCAGTCAACGTGTGCATAGTGACGATTCTTGGTTTCATATTCCACGTGGGCAGTGTTGATAGTAATACCACGCTCTTTCTCCTCGGGTGCGTTGTCGATAGAATCGAACGAGCGAACGGCCTCGTTAGAATAGCCCTGCTCAGAGAGCACCTTGGTGATAGCAGCGGTAAGGGTAGTTTTACCGTGATCAACGTGACCAATAGTACCGATGTTTACATGCGGCTTGGTTCTTACGAATTTCTCTTTTGCCATAACTTTAACTTATTTTTTTGATAAAATGATTTTTACTTGCTACAATCATTATTTACACGCTTCACTTCGCCCCCTCGGTGCGTTTTATTCCCATCGAGTGGCGAAGTTTCGCCGTAATTTGATTTGAGCCGGTGGCGGGAGTTGAACCCGCGACCTCATCCTTACCAAGGATGCGCTCTACCACTGAGCTACACAGGCAATGTTTCTTTTTACTTGAGCGGAAGACGAGGCTCAAACTCGCGACCCTTAGCTTGGAAGGCTAATGCTCTATCAACTGAGCTACTTCCGCAGTTTTGTTTTGTGGGTAGAGATGGATTCGAACCACCGAAGCTATAAAGCAGCAGATTTACAGTCTGCCCCATTTGGCCACTCTGGAATCTACCCAAGTGTTGTCTTGAGCCTCTTGTCGGATTCGAACCAACGACCCCGAGATTACAAATCACGTGCTCTGGCCAACTGAGCTAAAGAGGCGTCGCCATGCTTGCATCATCACCATGCGGTAATTCTTGTAAGCGGGTGCAAAGTTACGCAATAATTTTTATTTAGCAAATATTGCACCACTTTTTTTTGAAATTTTCTTGATTTTCATTCTCCGGCCAGGCCGCTGCCCGTGTTCTGCACCACAGCGGGCAAGGCGCCTGCACGCACCAGTGCGGGCCATCGAAACCGGGCGCCACGGGCCGCTGTGACCTGTGGCGCCCGGCTGTCTAAAAGCCAGTTGCGCGTAGGGACTATTTCGTCCACACCTTCTTGACCGACCCGTCGCTGTAGCGCACGATGCGCAGCCCCTTGTCGCCAGGAGCCGCCATGCGGCCGTCGATGCCATACTGGGCTACCGGCACAGGTTGCGAGGCGCTCACCTCCCCCACTCCGGTCTCGACCAGGTCGTCGACGATGTTGGCAAAGTCTTTCCAGGCCTCGGCTTGCTTGTAGAGCTCGGCCTTGCCCTGAGGCACGTGCACGGTGCAGGCGTCCTTGTCGACATAGCCGAAGGTGCCGTCCCACGAGCCGCCGTCGGCAGCAGGCGGCGTGGCAGCCTTGACCCTGATATCCTTCAGGTGCGAGCAGTTGAACGTGTTCTTGCCCAGGGTTTCGAGCGTGCTTGGCAGGTCGAGCTGTTCGATTCCTGCATAGGAGAACGCATTGTCGTCGATGGCAACCACGCCCTCGGGTATGCCCATGCTCTTCAAACTCGAGTTGTAGTAAAACGCGCTCTTGCCTATCGTGCGCAAGGTGGTGGGGAGCTCCACCGACTCCAGCTTGTCGAAGTCGTAGAAGGCCGAGTCGCCCACAAGCACTGTGCCGTCGGCCACCACCACATTCTTGTCGGCAATGCCCTTGGGGCAGAACACGAGGCTGCGTGCCTGCTTGTCGTAGAGCGCGCCTGCATTCACCTCATAGTGCTCATTGCTTGCATCGATGCACAGCTCCTTGAGGTTGCTGTTGAAGGCTGTAGTGGCCTTGACATACTTCACACTGGCTGGCAGCGTGAGCTTGAGCATCTCTTGGCAAGTGAGAAACATGCGGTCGGTCACCGAGTCGGTAGCGGTGTAGTAGCTCCCGTTGTAGTCGGAATGATAGGGCTTGCCGCCCTTCATTATTCTCGCCTGGCCCAGGTCGAGCTCCTGGGTGCTTCCATATGCGGCCATGTTGCACATCATGAGCACGTCGTCGCCATTGACGGGGCCTGTCACCTTCAAGTACTTCACCGTGCGTTCCTGGTCGGGATAGTGGCGGAAA
This window contains:
- a CDS encoding leucine-rich repeat domain-containing protein, whose protein sequence is MKKSLLLLMAALFSMCEAALAQTEYTVNVATPGSLETLLTQAHPDYLSSIATLHVTGNLNGSDLATLRKMAGSEDDEENYVYVGALRELDLTGARMVKGGSPYYSDYSFSLGKTVDYEAKDDSLGRYTFYMCHRLQRVMLPKKLNDVGEEVFSFCNNLKEVTFPDGIDTLREALFSNCTSLRLMVIPATVKYIDKWAFSFCSYLKTIICLGNQPAAVRYDNDTYNAFDHMNATYTRVHVPDGAAAAYRNVPGWNQFKIMEYAPDVQLGQRLDSVTIALDRAGELDSTFFRHYPDQERTVKYLKVTGPVNGDDVLMMCNMAAYGSTQELDLGQARIMKGGKPYHSDYNGSYYTATDSVTDRMFLTCQEMLKLTLPASVKYVKATTAFNSNLKELCIDASNEHYEVNAGALYDKQARSLVFCPKGIADKNVVVADGTVLVGDSAFYDFDKLESVELPTTLRTIGKSAFYYNSSLKSMGIPEGVVAIDDNAFSYAGIEQLDLPSTLETLGKNTFNCSHLKDIRVKAATPPAADGGSWDGTFGYVDKDACTVHVPQGKAELYKQAEAWKDFANIVDDLVETGVGEVSASQPVPVAQYGIDGRMAAPGDKGLRIVRYSDGSVKKVWTK